In one window of Frigoriglobus tundricola DNA:
- a CDS encoding HD domain-containing phosphohydrolase has product MSSPHTPRIVLSLANAPAVRTWSSSCHLRIGRLPELEVVLDDPSVSRLHAEVLLNEEGWVVRDRGSSNGTARNGVRIGRTPQPVSPGDTIRVGTVVLRVDDVQVRPGTVRVGAQTIRVEAAAQRAWADSADHEEPAPSGSWRDQKALLRLLRAGHRLAQAAQVGDPLRQLLDEVVTLFGARRGAVFLADEAAGQLTVRCFVGRSGGAKVRPPGKTLAALALRDRRSLLFKDRTAAARHLADSALRGEMHSVVCAVLRGPDRDLGVLHLDRGPDAAPFTEADLHRADALAAAVALGLDRQQLVERHEALFLQTVTALAQAVEMRDASVGNHTQRVTAYALLLAEELGLDEDVRRHLRVATLLHDIGKIAIDDQILRKPGRLSDHESDQVKTHVTRGAEIVQMIPGLEWALPVVRGHHERWDGRGYPDGLAGEDIPLTARVVAVADAFGALTADRAHHKGAPAPRAFAELQAGAGTHFDPECVAAFLRVRTQVEALLEKETVEQRALESGCDTVSNRDLDRARAKPRRTKPPAPAEGLPARGETDPTSPLSD; this is encoded by the coding sequence ATGTCGTCCCCGCACACCCCTCGCATCGTCCTGTCGCTCGCCAACGCCCCCGCCGTGCGGACGTGGTCGTCCTCGTGCCATCTGCGGATCGGGCGCCTGCCGGAACTGGAGGTCGTACTCGATGACCCGTCGGTCTCCCGGCTCCACGCCGAAGTGCTGCTGAATGAAGAGGGCTGGGTTGTACGCGATCGTGGCAGCTCGAACGGCACGGCCCGCAACGGCGTGCGCATCGGTCGGACGCCCCAGCCGGTCAGCCCCGGTGACACGATCCGGGTCGGGACCGTCGTTCTGAGGGTCGATGACGTCCAGGTGCGTCCGGGTACAGTTCGAGTGGGGGCACAAACGATCCGGGTCGAGGCGGCGGCTCAGCGGGCCTGGGCGGACAGTGCGGACCACGAGGAACCGGCCCCGAGTGGATCGTGGCGGGACCAAAAGGCGCTCCTGAGGCTCCTTCGCGCCGGGCACCGGTTGGCCCAGGCCGCACAGGTCGGCGACCCCCTCCGGCAACTTCTCGACGAGGTGGTTACGCTGTTCGGTGCCCGCCGCGGGGCCGTGTTCCTGGCGGACGAGGCGGCGGGGCAACTGACGGTTCGGTGCTTCGTGGGCCGCTCGGGGGGAGCGAAAGTCCGTCCGCCGGGGAAGACCCTGGCCGCACTGGCCCTTCGCGACCGCCGCTCGCTGCTGTTCAAGGACCGCACCGCCGCCGCCCGGCACCTCGCGGACAGCGCCCTGCGCGGGGAGATGCACTCGGTCGTCTGCGCGGTTCTGCGCGGGCCGGACCGGGACCTCGGGGTGCTGCACCTGGACCGCGGGCCGGACGCCGCGCCGTTCACCGAAGCCGATCTGCACCGGGCCGACGCGCTGGCCGCCGCCGTCGCGCTGGGGCTGGACCGGCAGCAATTGGTGGAGCGGCACGAGGCGCTGTTCCTCCAGACGGTCACCGCGCTGGCCCAGGCCGTCGAAATGCGGGACGCGTCCGTCGGCAACCACACCCAGCGGGTGACCGCCTACGCGCTGCTGCTGGCGGAGGAGTTGGGCCTGGATGAGGACGTGCGCCGGCACCTGCGGGTGGCGACGCTGCTGCACGACATCGGCAAGATCGCCATCGACGACCAGATCCTGCGGAAACCCGGTCGGCTGTCGGATCACGAGTCCGATCAGGTCAAGACGCACGTCACCCGCGGTGCGGAGATCGTACAAATGATCCCCGGGCTGGAGTGGGCGCTGCCCGTGGTCCGCGGGCACCACGAGCGCTGGGACGGGCGCGGGTACCCGGACGGGCTGGCCGGGGAAGACATCCCGCTGACGGCGCGCGTGGTCGCGGTCGCCGACGCGTTCGGCGCCCTGACCGCCGATCGCGCGCACCACAAGGGGGCACCGGCCCCCCGCGCGTTCGCCGAACTTCAGGCCGGGGCGGGTACGCACTTCGATCCGGAGTGCGTGGCCGCGTTCCTCCGCGTGCGGACGCAGGTCGAGGCGCTGTTGGAGAAGGAGACGGTTGAACAGCGCGCGCTGGAGAGCGGGTGCGACACCGTTTCCAATCGCGACCTGGACCGGGCGCGGGCGAAGCCCCGACGGACGAAACCGCCGGCCCCTGCCGAGGGGCTGCCGGCACGGGGCGAGACCGACCCGACCTCGCCCCTCAGCGACTGA